The following are from one region of the Piliocolobus tephrosceles isolate RC106 unplaced genomic scaffold, ASM277652v3 unscaffolded_30779, whole genome shotgun sequence genome:
- the SPEF1 gene encoding sperm flagellar protein 1 yields the protein MASSVDEEALHQLYLWVDNIPLSRPKRNLSRDFSDGVLVAEVIKFYFPKMVEMHNYVPANSLQQKLSNWGHLNRKVLKRLNFSVPDDVMRKIAECAPGVVELVLIPLRQRLEERQRRRKQGTGSLQELAPQDGSGYMDVGLSQKARGEGALEPQGGGQLSGVRPPAPRPPAYNQALQGDPSFVLQIAEKEQELLASQETVQVLQMKVRRLEHLLQLKNVRIEDLSRRLQQAERKQR from the exons ATGGCGAGCAGCGTGGACGAGGAGGCGCTGCACCAGCTGTACCTGTGGGTAGACAACATCCCTCTGTCCCGGCCCAAGCGAAACCTCTCCCGGGACTTTAGTGATggag TCCTAGTTGCAGAGGTCATCAAGTTTTACTTCCCCAAGATGGTGGAGATGCACAATTATGTCCCCGCCAATTCTCTGCAGCAGAAACTCAGCAACTGGGGTCATCTGAACAG GAAGGTGCTGAAGAGGCTGAACTTTTCAGTACCGGATGACGTGATGCGCAAGATCGCAGAGTGCGCCCCAGGTGTGGTAGAGCTGGTGCTTATACCGCTCAGGCAGCGCCTGGAGGAGAGGCAGAGGCGCAGGAAGCAGGGCACTGGCTCCTTACAG GAGCTGGCTCCCCAGGATGGCAGTGGCTACATGGATGTGG gtttATCCCAGAAGGCCCGAGGTGAAGGTGCCCTGGAACCCCAAGGAGGGGGTCAGCTCAG CGGGGTACGGCCGCCGGCGCCTCGGCCTCCAGCGTATAACCAGGCGTTGCAGGGCGACCCAAGCTTCGTCCTCCAGATCGCTGAAAAGGAGCAGGAGCTGTTGGCCTCGCAGGAGACCGTGCAG GTCCTGCAGATGAAGGTAAGGCGCCTGGAGCACCTGCTCCAGCTCAAGAACGTGCGGATCGAAGACCTCTCCCGGCGGCTCCAGCAGGCGGAGCGGAAGCAGCGGTGA